The Desulfobacterales bacterium genome segment GCGCGGATACGATCGAATGTAGGCCCTGCCGGTATTTTTTCAGCGTCAAATTGCTTGAAACATCCCAATCGGCAAACCCGGCTGCCGGATCAGATATTTCCGGCGATTCCCGAACCGGTGCTGTTTCTGGAAGATCTGTTCACAAGCCTCTGGTGGTGCTGGCATCACGATGCGATTGAACTGTTCGGTCGCGTCAGCCCTGCGTTCTGGCAAAAGTCGGAGATCAATCCGGTGGC includes the following:
- a CDS encoding DUF3417 domain-containing protein, producing the protein MKHPNRQTRLPDQIFPAIPEPVLFLEDLFTSLWWCWHHDAIELFGRVSPAFWQKSEINPVAFLTDVPRDRFVELCPVVGADEGRRTGWSV